In a single window of the Tellurirhabdus bombi genome:
- a CDS encoding ABC transporter permease — translation MNLPLWIARRYFFSKHKRSFISLISLFSMLGVGVGTMALVVVLSVFNGMEELNRTIFQTFEADLTVLPRTGKRLTVTPAMLQTVRQAEGVEFVTQVIEDNALARYGNGQAVVKVKGVDETYLRRREMDTTLTEGKLRLLEEGVQFASVAEGVRNLLLISPTDVLTPLELWYPKKNRTINLLSENSFNQQVFTVSAVFNIEQSFDDYVIVPLKAVRELVSYQPNQLTSLEVQLKPDTDVDELKETLQSKLGEAVLVQDRDDLNTDLYRAIRIEKLFVTITLAFLVLVAGINIFFSLSMLAIEKKQDISILLAMGAAPSLIRRIFLAEGAIVALTGAVVGLGLGITICLIQERFGLVSMGMQNALIDAYPVKLETNDLLLTAFVVIVVTILVSWIPAQRAAKGLSN, via the coding sequence ATGAACCTGCCGCTTTGGATTGCCCGTCGGTATTTTTTCTCGAAACACAAACGAAGCTTCATCAGCCTGATTTCCCTTTTTTCCATGCTGGGCGTGGGCGTAGGAACCATGGCGTTGGTGGTGGTTCTGTCGGTGTTCAACGGGATGGAAGAACTGAACCGGACGATCTTCCAGACGTTTGAGGCAGATTTGACCGTGTTGCCCCGCACAGGCAAACGCCTGACCGTTACGCCGGCAATGCTGCAAACCGTACGCCAGGCCGAAGGTGTCGAATTTGTCACGCAGGTTATTGAGGATAATGCCCTGGCCCGCTACGGCAACGGACAGGCCGTGGTAAAGGTCAAAGGCGTGGACGAAACATACCTGCGGCGGCGGGAAATGGACACAACCTTGACCGAAGGCAAGCTCCGGCTACTGGAAGAAGGCGTACAGTTTGCGTCGGTTGCGGAGGGTGTTCGCAATTTGCTTTTGATCTCACCCACGGATGTGCTGACGCCCCTGGAATTGTGGTACCCCAAAAAGAACCGAACCATTAATTTGCTGTCGGAGAATTCGTTCAACCAACAGGTGTTTACCGTCTCGGCCGTATTTAACATCGAGCAAAGTTTCGACGATTATGTAATTGTTCCTTTAAAGGCCGTTCGGGAGCTGGTAAGTTACCAGCCTAACCAACTGACTTCGCTGGAAGTGCAGCTGAAACCCGATACGGATGTAGACGAATTGAAAGAGACGTTGCAAAGTAAATTGGGCGAAGCAGTGCTGGTGCAGGATCGCGACGATTTGAATACGGATTTATACCGGGCCATTCGCATTGAAAAGTTGTTTGTGACTATTACACTCGCATTTCTGGTATTGGTTGCCGGGATCAATATTTTCTTTTCCTTGTCCATGCTGGCCATCGAGAAAAAGCAGGATATATCCATTTTACTGGCGATGGGCGCCGCTCCCTCCCTGATTCGCCGGATTTTTCTGGCCGAAGGAGCCATTGTCGCCCTCACCGGTGCGGTGGTGGGGTTGGGTTTGGGCATTACGATTTGCCTGATTCAGGAACGTTTTGGACTTGTATCGATGGGGATGCAGAATGCACTTATCGATGCTTATCCAGTGAAATTGGAAACAAATGATTTATTGCTGACCGCCTTCGTTGTTATTGTCGTAACCATTCTCGTGTCGTGGATTCCGGCGCAACGAGCGGCGAAAGGACTCAGCAATTAG
- a CDS encoding M1 family metallopeptidase: MKIKTTSLGSVLLLACGLFLALTNEVTFGQTPAGAEKKLTVQTTKGPYNPSRTLKNDLLHTTLDLRFDWVRQWVNGVATLRLKPYFYPQNTVDLDAKGFDIKGVFLLDTLASGQAVYDSLNYTYNDRRTLHVLLPRTFTRQDTFNIQVVYTAKPNELPAGGSAAITQDKGLYFINHDGGEPNKPRQIWTQGETEANSCWFPTIDTPNEKMTQEIFLTVDQKYRTLSNGKLVWSKQNEDSTRTDYWKQTLPHAPYLAMVAVGNFAYVKDSIPAANGRGPLEVSYYVEPAYEKSARGIFGRTGAMIQFFEQKFGVPYVWDKYSQIAVRDFVSGAMENTSATVHAETVQMDERQLIDGNSDDVISHELAHHWFGDLVTSESWANLPLNEAFATYAEYLWREHAEGQQSADLHGYDDLNQYLAEAENKQEPLIRYHYTDREQMFDSHSYQKGGQVLHMLRRQVGDEAFFQALKLYLDRNKFRTAEVSDLRKAFEDVTGEDLNWFFDQWFLKPGHAVIKVDKEYSQNVLKINVVQQQDSTTTPIYRLPVKIDMWVKGVKKSYDVVVDKAKQTFTYKIEQRPDLVLFDADHRIVGTVEQEKNKAELMYQFYHSDHYRDKYETITRLEDKTNLIDSTVRRMMTDAMNDKFWKIRQLAISNFAEYDGPDFAEVERVIQSKARNDERSAVRQEAIVTLNSFGDNVNDPIFRELLNDSSYIVVSAALDAYLLSKPGDAAEVATRFEDAPNGEIVTAVANFYANSPEESRYEWFLKKMEGMKPQEMYNFLQVFGKYLIKSNPDLQRRAVPMLEVTARNNPAHFVRFGAYQVLGLLQDIEGVKAMRKDIRLSERDPKLKDMYEQFKDF, encoded by the coding sequence ATGAAAATAAAAACTACATCATTGGGCAGTGTGCTGCTCTTAGCCTGTGGATTATTTTTGGCTCTGACGAATGAAGTAACCTTTGGCCAGACGCCAGCAGGAGCCGAGAAAAAATTGACGGTACAGACGACCAAAGGACCTTACAATCCATCGCGCACCTTAAAGAACGATCTGCTGCATACCACGCTCGACCTCCGTTTTGATTGGGTCCGGCAGTGGGTGAACGGCGTAGCAACCCTGCGGTTGAAGCCTTATTTTTATCCGCAGAATACCGTGGATCTGGATGCCAAAGGATTCGATATCAAAGGCGTTTTTCTGCTTGATACGCTGGCAAGCGGACAGGCCGTTTACGATTCCCTGAACTACACCTACAACGACCGCCGGACCCTGCATGTGCTGCTACCGCGGACGTTTACCCGCCAGGATACCTTTAATATCCAGGTAGTTTATACGGCAAAACCGAATGAATTACCGGCTGGTGGTTCGGCGGCCATCACGCAGGACAAAGGGCTTTATTTTATCAACCACGACGGTGGCGAACCCAATAAGCCCCGCCAGATCTGGACCCAGGGCGAAACCGAAGCCAACTCATGCTGGTTCCCGACCATTGATACGCCCAACGAAAAAATGACGCAGGAGATTTTCCTGACCGTGGATCAGAAATACCGCACGCTTTCGAACGGAAAATTAGTCTGGTCGAAGCAGAACGAGGACAGCACACGGACCGATTACTGGAAACAAACCCTGCCCCACGCGCCGTATCTGGCGATGGTAGCCGTCGGGAATTTTGCCTACGTGAAAGATTCGATTCCGGCTGCCAACGGTCGCGGACCCCTGGAAGTGAGCTATTACGTGGAACCCGCCTACGAAAAATCGGCGCGGGGCATTTTTGGCCGTACAGGGGCCATGATTCAGTTTTTTGAGCAAAAATTTGGCGTTCCTTACGTGTGGGACAAGTACAGCCAGATTGCCGTACGGGACTTTGTGTCGGGTGCTATGGAAAATACGTCGGCCACGGTGCATGCCGAAACGGTGCAGATGGATGAGCGGCAACTGATCGATGGTAATTCCGACGATGTTATTTCCCACGAACTGGCGCATCACTGGTTTGGCGATTTGGTAACCAGCGAATCGTGGGCCAATCTGCCTTTGAACGAAGCGTTTGCCACCTACGCGGAGTACCTCTGGCGTGAACATGCCGAAGGCCAGCAATCCGCTGACCTGCACGGATACGACGATCTGAACCAGTATCTGGCCGAAGCAGAAAACAAACAAGAGCCGCTGATTCGTTATCACTACACCGACCGGGAACAAATGTTCGACAGCCATTCCTACCAGAAAGGCGGGCAGGTGTTGCACATGCTGCGTCGGCAGGTGGGAGACGAAGCGTTCTTTCAGGCGCTGAAACTGTATCTGGACCGCAATAAATTCCGGACGGCGGAAGTGAGCGATTTGCGCAAGGCGTTTGAGGACGTAACGGGTGAGGACCTGAACTGGTTTTTCGACCAATGGTTCCTGAAACCGGGACACGCGGTCATTAAAGTTGATAAGGAATATTCCCAGAATGTACTGAAAATAAACGTCGTACAACAACAGGATTCAACCACAACACCGATTTACCGACTACCCGTAAAAATTGATATGTGGGTAAAAGGAGTTAAGAAATCCTACGATGTCGTTGTTGATAAGGCCAAACAAACCTTCACGTACAAAATAGAACAGCGGCCCGATCTGGTATTATTTGATGCCGATCACCGCATTGTCGGAACGGTAGAGCAAGAGAAAAACAAGGCGGAGTTGATGTATCAGTTTTATCACTCCGATCATTACCGCGATAAATACGAAACCATCACCCGGCTCGAAGACAAAACCAACCTTATCGACTCGACGGTTCGGCGCATGATGACCGATGCCATGAACGACAAGTTCTGGAAAATTCGCCAGCTCGCCATCAGCAACTTTGCGGAGTATGACGGACCGGATTTCGCCGAAGTGGAGCGTGTAATCCAGAGCAAAGCGCGGAACGATGAGCGGTCGGCCGTTCGACAGGAGGCCATTGTGACGTTGAATTCGTTTGGCGACAACGTAAACGATCCTATTTTCCGGGAACTGCTCAACGATTCATCGTACATCGTGGTATCGGCGGCGTTGGACGCTTACCTGCTCTCCAAGCCCGGTGATGCCGCCGAAGTGGCTACCCGCTTCGAAGATGCGCCCAACGGCGAAATTGTCACGGCGGTCGCTAACTTCTACGCCAATTCGCCGGAGGAAAGCCGCTATGAGTGGTTTTTGAAAAAAATGGAGGGCATGAAGCCGCAGGAGATGTACAATTTCTTGCAGGTTTTTGGGAAATACCTGATCAAATCCAATCCTGATCTTCAGCGCCGGGCGGTGCCGATGCTCGAAGTAACGGCCCGGAACAATCCGGCGCATTTCGTTCGGTTTGGGGCCTATCAGGTGCTGGGACTCCTTCAGGATATTGAGGGCGTCAAAGCCATGCGGAAAGATATTCGCCTGAGCGAGCGCGATCCGAAATTGAAGGATATGTACGAACAGTTTAAAGACTTCTGA
- the polA gene encoding DNA polymerase I, giving the protein MAKPQKKLFLLDALALIYRAHFAFSKAPRINSKGLNTSVVFGFANALLEIQQKEKPTHIGVAFDSSKKTFRHETFAEYKGTRQAQPEDISIAIPYVKRLIKALDIPILILDGFEADDIIGTMAKKAAREDFEVYMMTPDKDFGQLVEENIHIYKPAFMGKAAEKLGVAEVLDRWQIKEISQVTDMLGLVGDSVDNIPGIPGIGEKTAQKLIAEYETVENLIANADKLKGKLRENVEKFAQQGLLSKQLATIHIDVPLDFDETALCCSQPNQADLAALLDELEFRQLRKRLLGEDYPETNPFPATPARAGTQMGLFDEQVLAPAAQPAAENPSGTDDLPFSLDDNEKTAVVTPAASGASATPKAVTDSQSIESGEGPAYLSYSSEEAENHPERRKDIYSVVHDYRLIDTPELRQSLIHYMSQQEAVCFDSETTAINPVEADLVGLSFSYRKGEAFYVPIPADRAEAQAIVDEFKVVLENPAIIKIGQNLKYDLLMLKKYGVEVQGKLFDTMLAHYLIEPEQRHNMDMMSMTYLNYQPVSIETLIGKKGPKQLNMRDVDVQKVVEYAGEDADVTLQLKEIFSQKLGNDQLTKLFEQVEMPLVRVLADMELEGVKVDTNALAELSATLETDVKLVQQEIYEIAGEPFNIGSPKQLGEVLFDRLKLDKNAKKTKTGQYATGEEILSELEEEHEIVRKILDYRELVKLKNTYVDALPLLISPRDGRIHTSFNQAVAATGRLSSTNPNLQNIPIRTPRGQEIRKAFVPHSEDFLIMSADYSQIELRIMASFSGDQTMLDAFTNDIDIHLQTASKVFHVPLNEVTGDMRRKAKMVNFGIIYGISAFGLARRLKVPRKEASEIISEYFREFPAIKEYMDRSINLARERQYAETILGRRRYLRDINSRNMTDRTFAERNAINAPIQGTAADMIKIAMINIHDFLREKRMKSRMILTVHDELVFDAHRNEVDELKEAVADIMRNAIPLGVKMETGIGLGDNWLQAH; this is encoded by the coding sequence ATGGCTAAACCACAAAAAAAACTGTTTCTGCTTGACGCGCTGGCGTTGATTTATCGTGCTCATTTTGCCTTTAGCAAAGCGCCCCGGATTAATTCCAAAGGATTGAATACCAGTGTAGTTTTTGGTTTTGCCAATGCCCTGCTTGAGATTCAACAGAAAGAAAAGCCCACGCACATTGGTGTCGCGTTTGATTCGTCGAAGAAGACATTCCGGCACGAAACGTTTGCGGAATACAAAGGCACGCGCCAAGCCCAACCCGAAGATATTTCGATTGCCATTCCCTATGTAAAACGATTAATCAAAGCGCTGGACATTCCGATTTTGATTCTGGATGGCTTCGAAGCGGATGATATTATCGGAACGATGGCGAAAAAAGCGGCTCGGGAAGATTTTGAAGTCTACATGATGACGCCGGATAAAGATTTTGGCCAGTTAGTAGAAGAAAATATTCACATCTACAAACCCGCCTTCATGGGCAAGGCCGCCGAAAAGCTGGGCGTTGCCGAAGTGCTGGACCGCTGGCAAATCAAAGAAATCAGTCAGGTGACAGACATGCTGGGACTGGTTGGCGATTCGGTTGATAACATTCCGGGAATTCCGGGAATTGGCGAAAAAACGGCGCAGAAGTTGATTGCCGAATATGAAACGGTAGAAAATCTGATTGCCAACGCGGATAAACTGAAGGGCAAGCTGCGGGAGAACGTGGAGAAATTCGCGCAGCAGGGCTTACTGTCTAAACAACTGGCTACCATTCACATTGACGTTCCGCTGGATTTTGACGAAACGGCGCTGTGTTGCAGCCAGCCCAACCAGGCCGACTTGGCCGCTTTGCTGGACGAACTGGAGTTTCGCCAGCTACGAAAGCGGCTGTTAGGCGAAGATTACCCAGAAACGAACCCGTTTCCCGCTACGCCTGCCCGGGCAGGTACCCAAATGGGCCTTTTTGACGAGCAGGTGCTGGCCCCGGCAGCTCAACCCGCGGCGGAAAATCCATCGGGCACTGACGATCTGCCTTTCTCTTTAGATGACAATGAAAAGACGGCAGTTGTAACGCCAGCGGCTTCGGGGGCGTCGGCTACGCCAAAAGCGGTTACCGATTCGCAGAGCATTGAATCAGGAGAAGGTCCGGCCTACCTGAGTTATAGCTCCGAAGAGGCCGAAAATCACCCCGAGCGGCGAAAAGATATTTATTCGGTCGTTCACGATTATCGCCTGATTGATACCCCGGAATTACGGCAGAGCCTGATTCACTACATGAGCCAGCAGGAGGCGGTTTGCTTCGACTCCGAAACGACGGCCATCAACCCCGTTGAGGCGGATCTGGTTGGATTGTCCTTTTCGTATCGCAAAGGGGAGGCCTTTTACGTGCCTATCCCCGCCGACCGCGCCGAAGCACAAGCCATTGTTGATGAATTTAAGGTAGTTCTGGAAAACCCGGCAATTATCAAAATTGGACAAAACCTGAAATATGACCTGCTGATGCTGAAGAAATACGGTGTTGAGGTGCAGGGAAAATTGTTCGATACGATGCTGGCGCACTACCTCATTGAACCGGAGCAGCGGCATAACATGGATATGATGTCCATGACGTACCTGAATTACCAGCCCGTTTCCATCGAAACGCTGATCGGCAAAAAAGGACCGAAACAGCTAAACATGCGCGATGTAGATGTGCAGAAAGTAGTGGAATACGCCGGTGAAGATGCGGATGTAACGCTGCAATTGAAAGAAATTTTCAGCCAAAAGCTGGGTAATGATCAGTTGACTAAGCTTTTTGAACAGGTTGAAATGCCCTTGGTGCGGGTTCTGGCCGACATGGAGCTGGAAGGCGTGAAAGTAGATACCAACGCGCTGGCCGAACTTTCTGCCACGCTGGAAACCGACGTAAAACTGGTTCAGCAGGAGATTTATGAAATCGCCGGGGAGCCGTTCAATATCGGGTCGCCCAAGCAATTGGGGGAAGTTTTGTTCGACAGGCTAAAGCTGGATAAAAACGCAAAAAAGACCAAAACCGGCCAGTACGCTACGGGTGAAGAAATCTTGTCGGAACTGGAAGAAGAACACGAAATTGTTCGGAAAATTCTGGATTATCGCGAGCTGGTCAAACTGAAAAATACGTACGTCGATGCACTGCCGCTGCTGATTAGCCCGCGTGACGGACGGATTCATACCTCGTTCAATCAGGCGGTGGCGGCAACCGGGCGGCTGAGTTCGACCAACCCAAATCTGCAAAACATTCCGATTCGGACACCGCGCGGTCAGGAAATCCGGAAGGCATTTGTGCCGCATAGCGAAGATTTTCTGATTATGTCAGCCGATTATTCGCAGATTGAACTGCGCATCATGGCGTCGTTTAGTGGCGATCAAACCATGCTGGATGCGTTCACAAACGACATTGATATTCACTTGCAAACGGCCAGTAAGGTCTTTCACGTCCCTTTGAACGAAGTGACGGGAGACATGCGTCGGAAGGCGAAAATGGTCAATTTTGGGATTATTTACGGGATTTCGGCTTTTGGGTTGGCCCGTCGGTTGAAAGTGCCGCGCAAGGAAGCGTCGGAGATCATCAGCGAATATTTCCGGGAGTTTCCGGCCATCAAAGAGTACATGGACCGCAGCATCAACCTGGCCCGCGAACGGCAATATGCCGAAACGATTCTGGGGCGTCGGCGGTACCTGCGCGACATTAATTCCCGCAACATGACCGACCGGACCTTTGCGGAGCGAAACGCCATTAACGCTCCCATTCAGGGAACGGCTGCTGACATGATCAAGATTGCCATGATCAATATTCATGATTTTCTCCGTGAAAAGCGGATGAAGTCACGCATGATTCTGACGGTGCATGACGAACTGGTTTTCGATGCGCACCGCAATGAGGTAGATGAGCTGAAAGAGGCGGTGGCTGACATCATGCGGAACGCAATACCGTTAGGCGTCAAAATGGAAACCGGCATTGGCCTGGGTGATAACTGGCTGCAAGCGCACTAA
- a CDS encoding efflux RND transporter periplasmic adaptor subunit, translating into MDREVSIEYVKQTRRRSWLIGLLLVGCLVIALVWFRSFLETSVNASEIRTATAERGSVENTLNATGEIIPAYEQIITSPIRASIRRVLLTPGTRVRTGQAILELDKSLSLFELEKLKDQLALKQNGIDQLRMKLNKNLYDSEVSDQIKSLNINKLKAELEDTRRLQKVGGRTLEDVTRAENALRIAELEKKQLENDLSYNRQSMGASLRESQLQAQIEGKNLKELEHKLKQADILTDREGVLTWVNENIGTAVNEGEMLAKLADLGSFRVEASAADMYADRIKSGIPVIVKLNETSLRGLIAQVKPSVQNNVVQFAVQLENNRHASLRPNMKVEVFIVTDRSANAVRIANGPAFKGKKRQSVFVVKPNGTAERREVEIGLTNFDHVELKSGVQVGEKVIVSDLSRFEHLDKITINNKAD; encoded by the coding sequence ATGGATCGTGAAGTTTCAATCGAATATGTAAAACAAACCCGTCGCCGAAGTTGGCTGATTGGGCTACTCCTTGTTGGCTGCCTGGTGATTGCGTTGGTCTGGTTCCGGTCGTTTCTCGAAACCTCAGTCAACGCTTCCGAAATACGGACGGCCACGGCTGAACGAGGCAGTGTTGAGAACACGCTCAATGCCACGGGTGAGATTATACCGGCCTACGAACAAATCATCACCAGCCCCATCCGCGCCAGCATCCGGCGCGTACTCCTAACTCCCGGCACCCGCGTCCGAACAGGGCAAGCCATCCTGGAACTGGACAAATCCCTTTCTCTTTTTGAGTTGGAAAAGCTGAAAGATCAGTTAGCCCTCAAGCAAAACGGCATCGATCAGCTGCGGATGAAACTCAATAAAAACCTCTATGATTCGGAGGTGTCTGATCAGATTAAATCCCTCAATATCAATAAACTGAAAGCCGAGCTGGAAGACACGCGTCGCCTCCAGAAAGTGGGCGGCCGGACGCTCGAGGACGTTACGCGGGCCGAAAATGCCCTACGCATTGCCGAACTAGAGAAAAAGCAACTGGAAAACGACCTTTCCTATAACCGGCAGTCGATGGGGGCGAGCCTGCGCGAATCACAACTTCAGGCCCAAATCGAAGGGAAAAACCTGAAAGAACTCGAGCACAAATTGAAACAGGCCGACATCCTGACCGACCGCGAAGGGGTGCTGACCTGGGTGAATGAAAACATCGGTACAGCGGTCAACGAAGGTGAAATGTTAGCGAAACTGGCCGATTTAGGCAGTTTCCGGGTGGAAGCGTCCGCCGCTGATATGTATGCCGACCGGATCAAATCGGGCATTCCGGTTATTGTGAAACTCAACGAAACCAGCCTACGGGGCCTAATTGCCCAGGTAAAGCCTTCAGTTCAGAATAACGTGGTGCAGTTTGCCGTGCAGTTGGAAAACAACCGCCACGCGTCGCTGCGACCGAACATGAAAGTAGAAGTTTTTATCGTCACTGATCGGAGTGCAAACGCGGTGCGAATTGCCAACGGCCCTGCCTTTAAAGGGAAAAAACGCCAATCCGTATTTGTCGTGAAACCCAACGGAACGGCCGAGCGGCGCGAAGTGGAAATTGGCTTAACCAACTTTGATCACGTCGAACTGAAAAGTGGCGTGCAGGTGGGCGAAAAAGTCATTGTTTCGGATTTGAGCCGGTTTGAACACCTGGATAAGATTACCATAAACAACAAAGCGGATTAA
- a CDS encoding TolC family protein — translation MKKLLLLILLLLLKQLTQAQPQILTLDDVVQMAKGQSVAARQVQTQKKTNYWRYRSFLADYKPQLTLSGTLPGFTRSFVEVQQPDGTIDFRPISNNNSLLNLALTQSIARTGGTIYVQKQMQRFDDFVRKNTLYNGIPFDVGFTQPLFRFNPMKWERRIEPLKYEEGNQQAIEEFEQVGVSATSLYFDLLVAQVNLQIAEKNRSNNDTLYKIAQKKLELGKISQNDILQLQLGVLTALKDLASAQQAAEVASLKLKAYIGYRDERRLQLAVPARIEEFAIDMQKALKEAFSNRADAIAFRRRLLEASRDVDKAKKDNGLNASLNAAFGLSNRGQRPVDVYRHPQDRQFVEIQFNLPLVTYGRAQARTETAKANQQLAQQSVEQDKLTFEQEIYTQVTLLEMLRKQVRLTAEADGIAANRYQIAQDRFLLSDLSVTDLGIATQDKDRAKRDYIIALRDYWQSYFTLRQLTLYDFERNEKISY, via the coding sequence ATGAAAAAGCTTTTACTCCTTATTTTACTGCTGCTCCTAAAACAGCTAACCCAGGCCCAGCCGCAGATTCTAACGCTTGATGATGTGGTACAGATGGCCAAAGGGCAGTCGGTGGCGGCGCGGCAGGTGCAAACCCAGAAGAAAACGAATTACTGGCGATACCGCTCGTTTCTAGCCGATTATAAGCCTCAGTTGACCCTGAGCGGCACGTTACCTGGTTTTACACGCTCTTTTGTGGAGGTGCAGCAGCCCGACGGAACCATTGATTTTCGGCCTATTTCGAATAATAATTCGCTGCTCAATTTGGCACTTACCCAAAGCATTGCCCGAACGGGAGGGACTATTTACGTGCAAAAACAGATGCAGCGTTTTGATGATTTTGTGCGAAAAAATACCCTATACAACGGGATTCCATTCGACGTAGGGTTTACGCAGCCCCTATTTCGCTTTAACCCCATGAAGTGGGAGCGGCGCATTGAGCCCCTGAAATACGAGGAAGGAAACCAGCAGGCCATTGAAGAATTTGAGCAGGTGGGCGTATCGGCAACGAGTCTATATTTTGATTTGCTGGTGGCGCAGGTGAATTTGCAGATTGCCGAGAAGAACCGGAGCAATAACGACACGCTTTATAAAATTGCCCAGAAAAAGCTGGAATTAGGGAAAATATCCCAGAATGACATTTTGCAACTTCAGCTTGGTGTCCTGACCGCCCTGAAAGATCTGGCGTCGGCGCAACAAGCGGCAGAGGTCGCTTCGCTGAAACTGAAGGCGTACATCGGCTACCGGGATGAACGGCGGTTGCAACTGGCCGTTCCCGCCCGGATTGAGGAGTTTGCCATTGACATGCAAAAGGCGTTAAAAGAAGCTTTTTCTAACCGCGCGGACGCCATCGCGTTTCGGCGGCGGTTGCTGGAAGCCAGTCGGGACGTGGACAAAGCCAAAAAAGACAACGGACTAAATGCCAGCCTGAACGCGGCTTTTGGCCTCTCCAACCGGGGGCAGCGCCCCGTGGATGTGTACCGGCATCCCCAGGACCGGCAGTTTGTGGAAATTCAGTTTAATCTGCCGCTCGTCACTTACGGTCGCGCCCAGGCCCGGACCGAGACGGCCAAAGCCAACCAGCAACTGGCGCAGCAGTCCGTGGAGCAGGACAAGCTTACCTTCGAGCAGGAGATTTATACGCAGGTGACGCTGCTGGAAATGCTTCGAAAACAGGTTCGCTTGACCGCCGAAGCCGACGGAATTGCTGCCAACCGCTACCAGATCGCGCAGGATCGATTTTTACTTAGTGACCTGAGTGTAACGGATTTAGGGATTGCTACGCAGGATAAAGACCGCGCCAAACGCGATTACATCATTGCTCTGCGCGACTATTGGCAATCGTACTTTACGCTCCGGCAATTGACCTTGTATGATTTTGAACGAAATGAAAAAATTAGCTACTAA
- a CDS encoding ABC transporter ATP-binding protein yields MITLSNIEKVYRTSSVETLALNNINLTINKGEFASIMGPSGCGKSTLMNIMGLLDIPSSGTIAVDGKQVTSYKDKELARLRNEKIGFIFQSFHLINDLSVLDNVEIPLLYRKGNESGKSRRELAKEALERVGLGNRMKHFPRQLSGGQKQRVAIARAIVGQPEIILADEPTGNLDSAMGNEILAILQGLNRDGSTIIMVTHDEEMARKTHRLIRLFDGTQVADTTLQGQLTNQVK; encoded by the coding sequence ATGATCACCCTCTCCAACATCGAAAAAGTATACCGTACCAGTTCGGTTGAAACGCTGGCGCTGAATAACATCAATCTGACCATCAACAAAGGTGAATTTGCCTCAATCATGGGGCCTTCGGGTTGCGGCAAAAGTACCTTGATGAACATCATGGGGTTGCTCGATATACCAAGCAGCGGAACCATTGCGGTTGATGGAAAACAAGTTACCAGCTATAAAGACAAAGAGCTAGCCCGGCTGCGGAATGAGAAAATTGGCTTTATTTTTCAAAGTTTTCACCTGATTAATGACTTGTCGGTGCTCGACAATGTGGAAATACCGTTGCTCTACCGCAAGGGAAATGAATCGGGGAAGTCGCGGCGGGAACTGGCGAAAGAGGCGCTGGAACGCGTCGGCCTGGGCAATCGGATGAAGCACTTTCCCCGGCAGCTATCGGGTGGGCAAAAACAACGCGTTGCTATCGCGCGGGCTATTGTGGGACAGCCGGAAATCATTCTGGCCGATGAGCCAACCGGAAACTTGGACAGCGCGATGGGAAACGAGATTTTAGCCATTCTACAAGGGCTGAACCGCGACGGAAGCACCATCATCATGGTAACGCACGACGAAGAAATGGCCCGGAAAACACACCGCCTCATCCGACTATTTGACGGAACGCAGGTGGCGGACACGACATTACAGGGACAGTTAACCAACCAGGTAAAATAA